One window of the Candidozyma auris chromosome 6, complete sequence genome contains the following:
- the MCM2 gene encoding MCM DNA helicase complex subunit MCM2: protein MSSPRKRQADDEDSASERSPPSLASSPQLPPSSPAIPFEDEEEEIHNDITDLNPSDEEEGEDLMENLQNDYRKNEAQDHYNLGDGNIDDEEYEELDAAERRRIDEQLNRRDELLGMNKDTRARSQAFLDDDDDEGEADVNEYGLPIQRRRRRRQYDDQDDFLNDVDIDPFQEELSLESLADVKAPSITEWILQPAVSRSIARELKSFLLEYTDERGRSVYGARIRTLGEVNAESLDVSYNHLADSKAILALFLATSPTEMLKIFDIVAIEATELHYPNYSQIHSEIHVRISNFPNALSLRDLREKNLNQLVKISGVVTRRTGVFPQLKYVKFNCLKCGQLLGPYIQDSKQEVKVNFCTNCSSKGPFKMNSEKTIYNNYQRITLQEAPGTVPAGRLPRHREVILVADLVDIAKPGEEVEVVGIYKNNYDGGLNAKNGFPVFATIVEANSIKRKETSTSLNNDSGASSWVEEDEREFRRLSRERGIIDKIIGSMAPSIYGHRDIKTAIACSLFGGVAKDIDGKHSIRGDINVLLLGDPGTAKSQILKYAEKTANRAVFATGQGASAVGLTASVRKDPITREWTLEGGALVLADKGTCLIDEFDKMNDQDRTSIHEAMEQQSISVSKAGIITSLQARCAIIAAANPTGGKYNSTLPLSQNVNLTEPILSRFDILCVVRDLVNPESDERLASFVIDSHMRSHPSNDEDVLDDNEDAMDDGMSRREKITQSNEQRESEISPIPQETLAKYIRYARAKVSPKLHQMDMDKVALVYADLRRESISTGSFPITVRHLESIIRIAEAFARMRLSDFVSQGDLNRAIKVSIDSFVGAQKITVRRQLQKSFMKYTLPSWR from the coding sequence ATGTCCAGcccaagaaagagacaagCCGATGACGAAGATTCGGCTTCTGAGAGATCACCTCCCTCGTTGGCCTCGTCGCCACAATTGCCTCCTTCATCGCCAGCGATTCCCtttgaggatgaagaggaagagatcCACAATGATATTACCGACTTGAACCCTtctgacgaagaagaaggcgagGATTTAATGGAGAACTTGCAAAATGACTACCGCAAAAATGAGGCCCAAGACCACTATAACTTGGGAGATGGCAATATCGACGATGAGGAGTACGAAGAGTTGGACGCTGCcgaaagaagaagaattgacGAGCAATTGAATCGCCGTGACGAGTTGCTTGGCATGAACAAAGATACACGCGCGAGAAGTCAAGCGTTTCtcgatgacgatgatgatgagggAGAGGCCGACGTCAACGAATACGGCTTGCCTatccaaagaagaagacgtaGAAGACAGTATGACGACCAAGATGACTTCTTGAATGATGTGGACATTGACCCTTTCCAGGAAGAGTTGTCCCTTGAGTCATTGGCGGATGTCAAGGCGCCCTCCATCACAGagtggattttgcagcctgCGGTCTCGCGTTCGATTGCAAGAGAGTTGAAGTCTTTCCTTTTGGAATACACCGACGAGAGGGGCCGTTCCGTGTATGGTGCTCGTATTCGTACTTTGGGTGAGGTCAATGCCGAGTCCTTGGATGTTTCTTATAACCACTTGGCAGACTCGAAGGCCATTTTGGCgctcttcttggccacttctccaacagaaatgttgaagatcttcgaTATCGTGGCTATTGAAGCTACTGAGTTGCACTACCCTAACTACTCCCAAATTCACTCAGAGATTCACGTAAGAATCTCAAACTTTCCCAACGCTTTGTCATTGAGAGATCTTCGGGAGAAGAACTTAAATCAGCTCGTGAAGATCTCAGGAGTggtgacaagaagaaccGGTGTTTTCCCACAACTCAAATACGTCAAGTTCAACTGTCTCAAGTGCGGTCAGCTCCTTGGTCCTTACATTCAAGACTCCAAGCAAGAAGTGAAAGTGAACTTCTGTACCAACTGCAGTAGTAAAGGTCCCTTCAAGATGAATTCTGAAAAGACTATATACAATAACTACCAGAGAATCACATTGCAAGAAGCACCTGGCACCGTTCCTGCTGGTCGTTTGCCACGTCACAGAGaggtgattttggtggCAGACTTGGTTGATATTGCCAAACCTGGTGAAGAGGTCGAAGTTGTCGGTATCTACAAGAACAATTACGATGGTGGCCTCAACGCTAAGAATGGCTTCCCCGTTTTTGCTACGATTGTCGAAGCAAATTCAATAAAGAGAAAGGAGACAAGCACCTCATTGAACAACGACAGTGgcgcttcttcttgggtagaagaagacgagAGAGAGTTCCGCAGACTTTCTCGTGAGAGAGGTATCATAGACAAAATTATTGGCTCGATGGCTCCATCGATTTACGGCCATCGTGACATCAAGACAGCAATTGCTTGTTCGCTATTTGGCGGTGTTGCGAAAGATATCGATGGGAAGCACTCTATCCGTGGTGATATAAATGTTCTTTTATTGGGTGACCCGGGTACGGCAAAGTCCCAGATCTTGAAGTATGCTGAAAAGACGGCTAACAGAGCAGTATTTGCTACCGGACAAGGTGCCTCCGCCGTCGGTTTGACAGCTTCCGTGAGAAAGGATCCAATCACCCGAGAATGGACTTTGGAAGGTGGtgctcttgttcttgctgATAAAGGTACTTGTCTTATCGATGAGTTTGATAAGATGAATGATCAGGACCGTACTTCCATCCACGAAGCCATGGAGCAGCAGTCGATCTCTGTTTCTAAAGCTGGTATTATTACTTCATTGCAAGCTCGTTGTGCAATTATTGCTGCTGCTAACCCTACCGGTGGTAAATACAACTCAACCCTCCCGCTTTCACAGAATGTCAATCTCACGGAGCCAATATTGTCCAGGTTTGACATCCTATGTGTTGTCAGAGATTTGGTTAATCCAGAGCTGGATGAGCGTCTTGCATCCTTCGTCATTGACTCCCATATGCGCTCTCATCCATCTAATGATGAGGATGTCTTAGATGACAATGAGGATGCTATGGATGATGGTATGAGTCGCCGTGAGAAGATCACTCAAAGCAATGAACAGCGAGAAAGTGAAATCTCCCCAATTCCTCAAGAAACATTGGCTAAGTATATCAGGTATGCCAGGGCCAAAGTGTCACCTAAGTTGCATCAAATGGATATGGATAAAGTGGCATTGGTGTACGCTGATTTGAGAAGGGAATCGATCTCGACTGGCTCATTCCCAATTACCGTACGTCACTTGGAAAGTATAATCAGAAT